A region of uncultured Carboxylicivirga sp. DNA encodes the following proteins:
- a CDS encoding DUF5689 domain-containing protein yields the protein MMKRFNTIFIILSVLISSLFVSCDYNNEDAPPYEEFIEGELSTIAYVKSLYAEELAKYWTERVPVEITEDICIKGIIIGDDKTSNGNLYKEAYVQDETGGLRMTFLSTGGIYKNDSVTINLNGLYLSDYGDFIQLGGVPYFDDSNNYRLTGIDKHDYIKRTYVEGQVQEPTIITIDQAGENYMGMLVQFNDVQFADSQLGLTYAIPETDTQDAASANRTLVDCDGNSIIVRSSGYSSFAGTFLPEGKGTFVGIVTKFTSGSTTTIQIVIRSLDEIDLSGDRCSNEIDIILGDPVDTINEDFSSQTNNADINLTGWNNFVTAGSRTWRGKTYNSEIYAQATGYNSGEASIESWLMLPPVTANSAKTLSFESQFAYWEHLSGNMPMKVVYSTNYTGGDVNSASWTELDATIATDGVDAQNTWVESGSIALPTSNNPIVIAFIYNGSNTESTSMRIDNIVIN from the coding sequence ATGATGAAAAGATTTAACACCATATTTATCATTTTATCCGTACTCATCTCGTCGTTATTTGTTTCCTGTGACTACAATAACGAAGATGCACCTCCATACGAAGAATTTATTGAAGGTGAACTAAGTACTATAGCCTATGTAAAATCATTATATGCTGAAGAGCTGGCTAAATATTGGACAGAAAGAGTTCCGGTTGAAATTACAGAAGATATCTGTATCAAAGGAATTATCATTGGCGATGACAAAACATCAAACGGCAATTTATACAAAGAAGCCTATGTTCAGGATGAAACAGGAGGTTTACGGATGACATTTCTGTCAACCGGAGGCATTTACAAAAACGATTCAGTTACCATTAATCTTAATGGATTATACCTTAGCGATTATGGTGATTTTATTCAATTAGGGGGAGTTCCTTATTTTGATGACAGTAACAACTATCGTTTAACCGGAATCGACAAACATGATTATATCAAGCGTACTTATGTAGAAGGTCAGGTTCAGGAACCTACCATCATAACTATCGATCAGGCTGGTGAAAATTACATGGGCATGCTGGTACAATTTAATGATGTTCAATTCGCAGATAGTCAGTTAGGTTTAACGTATGCCATTCCTGAAACTGATACTCAAGACGCAGCATCAGCTAACAGAACTCTTGTCGACTGCGATGGTAATTCAATCATAGTTCGTTCCAGTGGTTATTCTTCGTTTGCCGGTACTTTTTTACCTGAAGGAAAAGGAACCTTTGTAGGAATTGTTACCAAATTTACAAGTGGCTCAACCACTACCATACAGATTGTAATTCGTAGCCTTGATGAAATAGATTTATCAGGCGATCGTTGCAGCAATGAAATTGATATTATATTAGGTGATCCGGTGGATACGATTAATGAGGATTTCAGTTCTCAAACTAACAATGCCGATATTAATCTGACAGGTTGGAATAACTTTGTAACTGCCGGAAGCAGAACCTGGAGAGGAAAAACTTACAATTCTGAGATTTATGCACAGGCAACAGGTTATAATTCAGGAGAAGCTTCAATTGAATCATGGTTAATGCTTCCCCCGGTTACTGCTAACTCAGCGAAAACATTATCATTTGAATCACAATTTGCCTACTGGGAACATCTATCAGGAAACATGCCGATGAAAGTGGTATATTCTACCAATTATACAGGTGGAGATGTAAACTCTGCAAGCTGGACTGAGTTAGATGCAACCATTGCAACAGATGGAGTGGATGCGCAAAACACTTGGGTTGAATCAGGATCAATTGCATTACCAACATCGAACAATCCTATAGTTATAGCCTTCATATATAATGGTTCAAATACTGAGAGTACGTCTATGCGAATTGATAATATTGTTATAAACTAA
- a CDS encoding TonB-dependent receptor, which produces MQLKFAWLLSLLLLAFNALSQNSAIQGVVKDADSNQPLEGVMVEIANITTTSDLQGQFTLKIATGNDYQVTFSKEGYRSLTMYASVLQDKTTDLGNVFLVNLTTANQDVPTITITDSDSENSLESQTIHGLLSSSRDVFVSAAAYTFGPARFRMRGYDSDQQKVMINGFIMNEAESGQPYWSNWGGLNDVMRNTVITTDAAPTGAMNEPLGGLTQVITAASEYRPGVKVVYSNSNRSYRNRAMVTASTGLMDNNWAFTVSGSRRWSEEGYKEATFYDANSFFISAEKILNQKHRLNFTALTAMYERGVGGGAMQEVYDLVDDNYYNPYWGYQNGQKRNSRVRSGNKPLFTLQHTWTPTPSTKIKSTAGYWFGKGGYTSLNWNNAKDPRPDYYRYLPSYYTNSVDQERIAEMWRTDRSVRQIDWDALYRANRNNGYFVVENANGSSQSYSGNRSFYIVEDRRNDISQFQFNSNLEHTFNDNWKVNGGINLDMYTGDIYNLVDDLLGGDYWLDIDQFAERDFPDDNNVIQNDLNNPNRIVKEGDIYSHHYKPHINSYNAWLIANYSGTNYSVYFGGHYKYNEFWREGLMRKGLFPDNSYGDSEKQQFNTYGFKIGGDYRFTGRHIVKANASYSTQPPVFRNAYVSPRTRDNLVSNLKEEKHMSVDGGYYFSSPNLTLRATGYFTRIDDQVKNINFYHEELRTFVNYSMYDIDKQYLGFEFGTEYKLTNTITVNAVASLGEYTYQSNPGVIISQDNSQEVLETNTVYSQGFKISGTPQTAYSVGVKYNSPQYWWAGVTASYFDQIYMDYNPIPRTSYLYWSTPEQLDAAYTIDAFAGKSWRIDGYYISLSANLSNITNNQSFITGGYEQLRYNPERPELFAPKYYYYYGFNYFLNLSVSF; this is translated from the coding sequence ATGCAACTTAAATTCGCATGGCTTCTGAGCTTGTTATTACTTGCATTCAACGCATTAAGCCAGAATTCGGCCATTCAAGGTGTAGTGAAAGATGCCGATTCGAACCAACCTCTCGAGGGAGTTATGGTCGAAATCGCCAATATCACAACAACCAGTGATTTACAAGGCCAGTTCACCCTAAAAATTGCCACAGGTAACGATTATCAGGTTACATTTTCAAAAGAAGGCTACCGTAGTTTAACCATGTACGCTTCAGTTCTTCAGGATAAGACAACTGATTTGGGTAATGTTTTCCTTGTTAATCTTACAACAGCTAATCAGGATGTACCAACCATAACCATTACGGATTCTGATAGTGAAAACTCTTTGGAATCTCAGACTATTCACGGTTTATTAAGCTCATCTCGCGATGTTTTTGTATCAGCTGCTGCCTATACATTCGGACCTGCACGATTCAGAATGAGAGGTTATGATTCTGATCAGCAAAAAGTGATGATCAACGGCTTCATCATGAATGAAGCAGAAAGCGGTCAACCATATTGGAGTAATTGGGGCGGACTGAATGATGTAATGCGAAATACAGTTATCACAACTGATGCAGCTCCTACAGGTGCTATGAACGAACCCCTTGGAGGTTTAACCCAGGTTATTACTGCTGCTTCAGAATACCGTCCTGGTGTAAAAGTAGTATATTCTAATTCCAATCGCTCATATCGAAACAGAGCTATGGTAACAGCTTCAACAGGCTTAATGGATAATAACTGGGCTTTTACCGTATCCGGATCACGAAGATGGAGCGAGGAAGGATATAAAGAAGCTACATTTTATGATGCCAATAGCTTTTTTATTTCAGCTGAGAAAATTCTTAATCAAAAACATCGCTTAAACTTTACTGCTTTGACTGCCATGTACGAACGTGGAGTTGGTGGTGGGGCCATGCAGGAAGTTTATGATCTGGTTGATGATAATTACTATAATCCTTACTGGGGATATCAAAATGGTCAAAAGCGTAATTCAAGAGTTAGAAGTGGAAACAAACCTTTATTTACCTTACAGCACACGTGGACACCTACTCCATCAACAAAAATAAAATCAACAGCTGGTTATTGGTTTGGTAAAGGTGGTTATACTTCTTTAAACTGGAACAATGCAAAAGATCCACGCCCAGACTATTACAGATATTTACCAAGCTATTATACCAACTCAGTTGATCAGGAAAGAATAGCAGAAATGTGGAGAACAGATCGTTCTGTCAGACAAATAGACTGGGATGCACTATACCGTGCCAACCGTAATAATGGATACTTTGTTGTTGAAAACGCGAATGGCAGCTCTCAATCATATAGTGGCAACCGCTCATTCTACATTGTAGAAGATAGAAGAAACGATATCTCACAATTTCAATTCAACTCTAACTTAGAACATACCTTTAACGACAATTGGAAAGTAAACGGAGGTATTAATCTTGATATGTACACCGGAGACATATACAATTTAGTAGATGACTTATTAGGTGGTGATTACTGGCTGGATATTGATCAGTTTGCTGAACGTGATTTTCCGGATGATAATAATGTGATTCAAAACGATTTGAATAATCCAAACCGAATTGTTAAAGAGGGTGATATTTACTCACATCATTATAAACCACACATTAATAGCTACAACGCCTGGTTAATTGCTAATTATTCAGGAACCAATTACTCGGTATACTTCGGAGGTCATTATAAATACAATGAATTTTGGCGTGAAGGATTAATGAGAAAAGGTTTATTCCCTGATAATTCATATGGAGACTCTGAAAAGCAACAATTTAACACCTATGGCTTTAAAATAGGTGGTGACTACAGATTTACCGGAAGACATATTGTAAAGGCGAATGCCAGCTACAGCACTCAACCTCCCGTTTTCAGGAATGCTTACGTTTCGCCACGTACCCGTGATAATCTTGTTTCGAACCTGAAAGAGGAAAAACACATGTCAGTTGACGGTGGATATTATTTTAGTTCCCCTAATTTAACTTTGAGAGCAACAGGTTATTTTACCCGAATTGACGATCAGGTTAAAAACATTAATTTCTATCACGAAGAGTTACGTACATTTGTTAACTATTCAATGTACGACATAGATAAACAATATCTTGGATTTGAATTTGGTACCGAATATAAATTAACCAATACAATTACGGTTAACGCTGTTGCATCACTGGGTGAGTATACTTACCAATCAAATCCTGGCGTTATCATTTCTCAGGACAACAGTCAGGAAGTTTTAGAAACCAACACTGTTTACTCTCAAGGATTCAAGATTAGCGGAACGCCTCAAACAGCTTATTCTGTCGGAGTAAAATATAACTCTCCTCAGTATTGGTGGGCTGGTGTTACAGCTTCGTATTTCGATCAGATTTACATGGATTATAACCCAATACCTCGTACCTCTTATTTGTACTGGAGTACTCCTGAACAATTAGATGCTGCCTATACCATTGATGCATTTGCAGGTAAAAGCTGGAGAATTGACGGTTACTACATTTCATTAAGTGCCAATTTAAGTAATATAACCAATAACCAAAGTTTTATAACAGGTGGTTATGAGCAACTACGATACAATCCGGAACGTCCTGAATTGTTCGCACCTAAATATTATTATTACTATGGCTTTAACTATTTCCTAAACCTAAGCGTTAGCTTCTAA
- a CDS encoding endonuclease/exonuclease/phosphatase family protein — protein sequence MLNRLIWGFLLLFAFSITQVEAQTYKAGVIAFYNLENLFDTIDTPDVRDTEFTPEGDKKWDDTKYWHKISNMAEIISELGQEKGLGAPAVVGLCEMENKAVIEDLINDPKLKPFNYQIVHYDSPDKRGVDVCLIYRPKFFQVTNSKSIPLMIFDENSKERIFTRDQLMVSGIFDGEPMHFIVNHWPSRYGGEARSAPLREAAAKLSRSIVDSIQSVDAKAKVILMGDLNDDPINESVGLYLRAMGKKNKMRQGDMFNTMYKHYKNGIGTLAYRDKWNLFDQVMITESLLGNNYSTYQFKSSHIYNNPKMLVPEGQYKGYPLRTYVGNRYQGGYSDHFPVYIILLKKI from the coding sequence ATGTTAAATAGATTAATTTGGGGCTTTCTATTACTGTTTGCTTTTAGCATTACACAGGTAGAAGCACAAACGTATAAAGCAGGAGTCATCGCTTTTTATAATCTCGAAAACTTATTTGATACAATAGATACTCCGGATGTAAGGGATACTGAATTTACACCCGAAGGAGATAAAAAATGGGATGACACCAAATACTGGCATAAAATCAGTAATATGGCTGAGATTATTTCTGAACTGGGACAAGAAAAAGGTTTGGGAGCTCCGGCAGTTGTTGGTTTATGTGAAATGGAAAATAAGGCAGTAATTGAGGATCTTATTAACGATCCAAAATTAAAACCATTTAATTACCAGATTGTACATTATGATTCTCCTGATAAAAGGGGAGTGGATGTGTGTTTGATATATCGACCTAAATTTTTTCAGGTTACCAATTCCAAATCAATTCCATTAATGATTTTTGACGAAAATTCTAAAGAACGAATTTTCACACGCGATCAGTTAATGGTTTCGGGTATTTTTGATGGTGAACCAATGCATTTTATCGTTAATCACTGGCCATCGCGTTATGGAGGTGAAGCCCGAAGTGCACCCTTGCGTGAAGCTGCTGCTAAGCTTAGTCGTTCAATAGTTGATTCAATTCAATCTGTAGATGCAAAGGCAAAGGTTATTCTGATGGGGGATTTAAATGATGATCCAATAAATGAAAGTGTTGGTTTGTATTTACGCGCGATGGGTAAAAAGAATAAAATGCGCCAAGGTGACATGTTCAATACCATGTATAAGCATTATAAAAATGGAATTGGTACACTGGCATATCGCGATAAATGGAATCTGTTCGATCAGGTAATGATTACCGAATCATTATTGGGTAATAATTACTCTACTTACCAATTTAAATCATCGCATATTTACAATAACCCTAAGATGTTAGTGCCTGAAGGGCAATATAAGGGTTATCCATTGCGTACCTACGTTGGTAACCGTTATCAGGGAGGTTATAGCGACCACTTTCCGGTATATATAATTTTATTAAAGAAGATATAG
- the nadD gene encoding nicotinate (nicotinamide) nucleotide adenylyltransferase encodes MKQIGLFFGSFNPIHAGHLALANYMCEFEEMDEVWFVVSPQNPFKSTADLIDTNHRLNMTRLATSEYSKFKVVDIETQLPIPSYTIDTLTEIHKLHKNCIFNIIMGADNIQNIHRWKDGDRILTDYCILVYPRIGYTTENLEVPLSVKYTDAPVIAISSTKIRAWLKEGKQLPYFITPVVSDYIELNKLYQ; translated from the coding sequence ATGAAGCAGATCGGACTTTTCTTCGGATCGTTCAACCCAATTCATGCAGGCCATCTGGCACTGGCGAATTACATGTGCGAATTCGAAGAAATGGACGAAGTCTGGTTTGTGGTCAGCCCTCAAAATCCTTTTAAATCAACAGCTGATTTAATTGATACCAACCACCGATTAAATATGACCCGATTGGCAACTTCGGAATACAGTAAGTTTAAAGTAGTGGATATTGAAACACAATTACCAATTCCGTCATACACCATTGACACCTTAACTGAAATACATAAACTTCATAAGAACTGTATCTTCAATATTATTATGGGTGCCGACAACATTCAGAACATTCATCGATGGAAAGATGGAGATCGCATCCTTACAGACTACTGCATTCTGGTTTATCCACGAATTGGTTACACAACAGAAAATCTTGAAGTCCCTCTTAGCGTAAAATATACAGACGCTCCTGTTATTGCAATATCTTCAACAAAAATAAGAGCCTGGTTAAAAGAAGGAAAACAGTTGCCATACTTCATCACACCTGTTGTATCGGATTACATCGAACTCAATAAGCTTTATCAATAA
- the gmk gene encoding guanylate kinase — translation MTKKGKLIIFSAPSGSGKSTIVQALLKKNFNLEFSISATSRAPRGEEQNGIEYYFLTPEQFRQKIKENAFLEWEEVYTDTYYGSLRSEVERITNDGNNVVFDVDVVGGVNIKKEFGNTALSIFVQPPSIEALKERLINRATDSPEKIQERLAKAEYELGFASKFDKVVINDNLEEAIKEAEDLLTKFLD, via the coding sequence ATGACAAAAAAAGGCAAATTAATTATTTTTTCTGCTCCTTCTGGATCGGGCAAAAGCACCATTGTTCAGGCATTATTAAAAAAGAATTTTAACCTTGAATTTTCTATTTCAGCCACCAGTCGGGCACCCAGGGGAGAAGAACAGAACGGCATAGAGTATTACTTTCTCACACCCGAGCAGTTCAGACAAAAGATTAAAGAAAATGCTTTTCTGGAATGGGAAGAAGTATACACTGACACCTATTACGGCAGCTTACGCAGCGAGGTGGAACGCATTACCAATGACGGAAACAATGTAGTTTTTGATGTTGATGTGGTCGGGGGTGTTAATATTAAAAAAGAGTTTGGTAATACTGCATTAAGTATTTTTGTCCAGCCACCATCCATTGAGGCTCTAAAAGAAAGATTGATCAATCGCGCCACCGATTCACCTGAAAAAATACAGGAACGTTTAGCTAAAGCTGAATATGAATTGGGATTCGCTTCTAAATTTGATAAGGTTGTGATTAACGACAATCTGGAAGAAGCTATTAAGGAGGCTGAAGATTTATTAACCAAATTTTTAGACTAA
- a CDS encoding YicC/YloC family endoribonuclease produces the protein MVHSMTGFGKGVCELPNKKINIEIKSLNSKQLDLNTRIPNLYREKEIEIRNTVGKKLTRGKVDVSFFVEAASSDKITKVNQQVIKDYYAQLKEVSAELGFSENTDFLKVIMPLPDTVKIELAELDEKEWVAIAKAIDAAIEDIISFRIREGKALEADVRERIAIIDELLQQVPNYETQRIDKIRNRIKENLEELSMQTQVDENRFEQEIIFYLEKLDITEEKVRLANHLKYFIETMESGEAVGKKLGFISQEIGREINTLGSKANDADLQKIVIRMKDELEKIKEQILNIL, from the coding sequence ATGGTTCATTCAATGACAGGATTTGGGAAAGGAGTTTGCGAACTTCCCAATAAAAAGATCAACATCGAAATCAAATCACTCAACAGTAAACAGCTTGATTTAAATACACGTATCCCAAATTTATATCGCGAAAAAGAAATTGAAATACGTAATACCGTAGGAAAAAAACTTACTCGTGGTAAAGTGGATGTAAGTTTCTTTGTTGAAGCTGCTTCTTCTGATAAAATAACCAAGGTTAATCAGCAGGTTATTAAAGATTATTATGCGCAGTTAAAAGAGGTATCGGCAGAGTTGGGCTTTTCGGAAAATACAGATTTTTTGAAGGTAATTATGCCTTTACCAGACACTGTAAAGATTGAGCTGGCAGAATTGGACGAAAAAGAATGGGTAGCCATCGCTAAAGCCATTGACGCTGCAATTGAAGACATTATTTCATTCAGAATAAGAGAAGGCAAAGCGTTAGAGGCTGATGTTCGAGAACGAATTGCTATCATTGACGAACTACTTCAGCAAGTACCCAATTACGAAACTCAACGTATTGATAAAATTCGTAATCGTATAAAAGAAAATCTGGAAGAGCTTTCAATGCAAACCCAGGTTGATGAAAACCGTTTTGAACAGGAGATCATTTTTTATCTTGAGAAACTGGATATCACAGAAGAAAAAGTTCGTTTGGCCAATCACCTGAAATATTTTATCGAAACTATGGAATCTGGAGAAGCTGTTGGTAAAAAACTTGGTTTCATCAGTCAGGAAATAGGCAGAGAAATTAATACACTGGGATCAAAAGCCAACGATGCTGATTTACAAAAAATTGTGATCAGAATGAAAGATGAATTAGAGAAAATAAAGGAGCAAATCCTAAATATTCTTTAA
- a CDS encoding fasciclin domain-containing protein, with protein MKALKMNYWVMALFAGLMFVTVSCDDEDDKTMEDNSVQSSQSITSIAASNSDFSILVSALQRVGLDDDLDQSGDFTVFAPTNSAFNSLLDELGISSLDDISDEVLTEVLLYHVMAGSKMASYIQTGYYNSLSAGPVDGYTLSFYIDMSTLKINSRAMISQTDIEASNGVIHVIDKVILPMSITDHAIANSNFTSLVSAVVKADLAETLDNDDNQFTVFAPVNSAFDAFLESNSLIFDDLTKAALTPILLYHVLGNAVPASMVESGYVSTLASAFDNSINLKVDVADAVMLNSSAKVIATDVVATNGIIHAIDQVIVPPTIVDIALQNSTFSILVDALIKAELVDDLSGDGPFTVFAPTNDAFEALFEALQISSLDDLSKEDLKPVLLAHVVSANAVSTGLTNGTVPTLNAEKEIMVNVDNGVIIDNSINVVAADIQGLNGIIHVIDQVIVP; from the coding sequence ATGAAAGCATTAAAAATGAATTATTGGGTAATGGCACTTTTTGCGGGTTTAATGTTTGTTACAGTTTCATGTGATGATGAAGATGATAAAACAATGGAAGACAATTCTGTTCAATCTTCACAATCTATAACTTCAATAGCTGCTTCTAATAGTGACTTTAGTATTCTGGTATCAGCATTACAAAGAGTGGGATTGGATGATGATTTAGATCAAAGTGGAGATTTCACAGTATTTGCTCCTACAAACTCAGCGTTTAATTCCTTACTGGATGAATTGGGGATCTCGAGTCTGGATGATATTTCAGACGAAGTGTTGACAGAAGTGCTTCTATACCATGTAATGGCAGGAAGTAAAATGGCTTCATATATTCAGACAGGTTATTATAATTCTCTGTCTGCCGGACCAGTTGATGGTTATACACTGTCATTTTATATTGATATGAGTACTTTAAAAATTAATAGCAGGGCAATGATATCGCAAACAGATATTGAAGCATCTAATGGTGTGATTCATGTTATTGATAAGGTTATTTTACCGATGAGTATAACTGATCATGCTATTGCCAATAGCAACTTTACATCTTTGGTATCAGCAGTAGTTAAGGCTGATTTAGCAGAAACACTGGATAATGATGATAATCAGTTTACTGTTTTTGCTCCTGTTAACAGTGCATTTGATGCATTTCTTGAATCGAATAGCTTAATTTTTGATGATCTTACAAAAGCGGCACTGACTCCAATTTTACTTTATCATGTATTGGGTAATGCAGTACCTGCATCTATGGTTGAATCAGGCTATGTTTCAACTTTAGCATCCGCATTTGATAATAGTATTAATTTAAAGGTTGATGTTGCTGATGCAGTGATGCTAAATTCATCAGCTAAAGTTATTGCTACCGATGTGGTTGCAACCAATGGAATTATACACGCTATTGATCAGGTTATTGTACCACCAACTATCGTTGACATTGCTTTGCAAAATTCAACTTTCAGCATATTGGTGGATGCACTTATTAAAGCTGAACTGGTGGATGATTTATCAGGAGATGGTCCTTTCACTGTGTTTGCTCCAACTAACGATGCTTTTGAAGCCTTATTCGAAGCTTTACAGATAAGTAGCCTGGATGATTTATCAAAAGAAGATTTGAAACCTGTTTTACTGGCTCATGTTGTGAGTGCTAATGCTGTATCAACAGGTTTAACAAATGGTACAGTGCCTACATTAAATGCAGAGAAAGAAATAATGGTGAATGTTGATAATGGCGTTATCATAGATAATAGTATAAATGTTGTAGCTGCCGATATTCAGGGCTTAAATGGAATAATACATGTAATTGATCAGGTAATAGTGCCATAA
- a CDS encoding MerR family transcriptional regulator: MAVYSIKDLEKISGIKAHTIRIWERRYKLIEPQRTSTNIRLYSDDDLKRILNVSILNQNGIKISRIADLSQDQLRQRVIDLCLDTRNIDVQIESLLVAMLELDEGKFTNVLTNSIIKLGFESTVESILFPFLERIGILWQAGTVNPAQEHFISNLIRQKLIVAIDNEMQNFIPKSDKNIVFFLPENELHEIGLLFYSLIARKEGYNVVYLGASVPMSDLKIIVDVRKVDVFFTSFVSAQTKEELEEILYEYSKSIPDTHFFIMGLQIKELEPKMPDHFVKVLNAREFKQEMSKI; this comes from the coding sequence ATGGCTGTCTACTCAATTAAAGATCTTGAAAAAATATCTGGAATAAAAGCACATACTATTCGTATTTGGGAACGACGCTATAAACTGATTGAGCCACAAAGAACTTCAACAAATATCAGGCTTTACAGCGATGACGATCTCAAACGAATATTAAATGTTTCTATTCTGAATCAGAATGGGATTAAGATTTCAAGGATAGCCGACTTAAGTCAGGATCAACTCCGTCAGAGGGTAATTGATTTATGTTTGGACACAAGAAATATTGATGTTCAGATTGAGAGTTTGCTGGTTGCAATGCTCGAATTGGATGAAGGAAAGTTTACCAATGTGCTGACTAATTCCATCATTAAATTAGGTTTCGAATCAACCGTTGAATCTATTTTATTTCCATTTTTAGAAAGGATAGGAATACTTTGGCAGGCGGGAACGGTTAATCCTGCCCAGGAGCATTTTATTTCCAATCTTATTCGTCAGAAATTGATTGTTGCGATCGATAATGAGATGCAAAATTTTATCCCGAAATCAGATAAAAATATTGTTTTCTTTCTTCCTGAGAATGAACTTCACGAGATTGGATTGTTATTCTATAGTCTGATAGCCCGCAAAGAAGGTTATAATGTGGTTTATTTGGGTGCATCGGTACCCATGAGTGATTTGAAGATTATTGTTGATGTGCGCAAGGTAGATGTGTTTTTTACCTCATTTGTATCAGCACAAACCAAGGAAGAACTCGAAGAAATTCTTTACGAATACTCTAAGTCGATTCCTGATACTCACTTCTTTATTATGGGTCTTCAGATAAAGGAACTGGAACCGAAAATGCCTGATCACTTTGTAAAGGTGCTAAATGCCAGGGAATTTAAGCAGGAGATGTCTAAAATCTAG
- a CDS encoding MATE family efflux transporter yields the protein MKDLTVGNEAKLIFRFALPMVFGNLLQQMYHFVDSVIVGRFIGKEALAALGASSPIFYALIAFIIGIGSGATIVISQYFGAKELDKVKRAIDTIFIFLFWASIVITIIGISFSEEIFTLLRVDEAVIPMATSYFNVFMLGMIAFFGFSATSSVLRGLGDSMTPLYFMLIATVINIVLDIVFIVIFNWGIEGVAFATVIAQTTAFISGAIYLTRKHQIISFNIFQFTFDKELFIKSIKIGLPTGFQQTFVALGIMALIRIVNNFDTDALAAFTAASRVDALAAMPALNLASALSAFVGQNLGAKKIDRIKKGLKATLGMAWSLSLIVMIVVIFFGDHIMRLFTTDANVIQYGNNYLIIVSSFYLIFSTMFVIHGVLRGAGATLIPMFITLFSLWIIRIPFAIFLSKHFGINGIWWAIPIGWSMGLVGSILYYFSGKWKSKVIIN from the coding sequence ATGAAAGATTTAACTGTAGGAAACGAAGCCAAATTAATTTTCAGGTTTGCTTTACCTATGGTTTTCGGTAATCTGCTTCAGCAAATGTATCACTTTGTCGATAGTGTAATAGTTGGTCGCTTTATTGGTAAAGAAGCACTGGCTGCTCTGGGAGCCTCTTCCCCTATTTTTTATGCTTTAATAGCTTTTATAATTGGAATTGGTAGTGGCGCAACTATTGTAATCAGTCAATATTTTGGTGCCAAGGAGCTTGACAAAGTAAAACGTGCCATCGACACCATTTTTATCTTTTTATTCTGGGCATCAATCGTAATTACAATAATTGGCATTTCGTTCAGTGAAGAAATATTTACACTCTTACGGGTTGATGAAGCAGTGATACCAATGGCTACGAGCTATTTTAATGTTTTTATGCTGGGTATGATCGCCTTTTTTGGCTTCAGTGCCACTTCATCAGTACTAAGAGGCCTGGGAGACTCAATGACTCCTCTTTATTTCATGCTCATTGCAACAGTTATCAACATTGTACTGGATATCGTTTTTATCGTTATTTTCAATTGGGGCATTGAAGGTGTAGCATTTGCAACGGTTATTGCACAAACAACAGCTTTTATTTCAGGAGCAATTTACCTTACCCGAAAACATCAGATTATTTCATTCAATATATTCCAGTTTACATTTGATAAAGAACTCTTTATTAAGAGCATCAAAATAGGTCTTCCTACCGGATTTCAGCAAACATTTGTTGCACTGGGAATTATGGCATTAATCCGAATTGTAAATAATTTCGACACCGATGCTCTGGCTGCCTTTACAGCTGCCAGTCGTGTGGATGCATTGGCTGCCATGCCTGCTCTTAACCTGGCAAGCGCTCTCTCCGCCTTTGTTGGGCAAAATCTGGGAGCTAAAAAAATAGACCGTATCAAAAAAGGTTTAAAAGCTACCTTAGGAATGGCATGGAGTCTTTCATTGATTGTTATGATAGTGGTTATTTTCTTTGGTGATCATATCATGCGTTTATTTACTACCGATGCCAATGTAATACAATACGGTAACAACTATTTAATCATTGTCAGTTCATTTTATCTGATCTTTTCAACCATGTTTGTAATTCATGGTGTTTTACGCGGAGCCGGCGCTACATTGATACCCATGTTTATCACCTTGTTTTCGTTATGGATTATTCGAATACCATTTGCCATATTTTTATCTAAACATTTTGGAATCAATGGCATATGGTGGGCAATACCCATAGGCTGGTCAATGGGTTTAGTCGGATCTATTCTTTATTATTTTAGCGGTAAATGGAAAAGTAAAGTAATTATTAATTAA